Proteins encoded in a region of the Quercus lobata isolate SW786 chromosome 8, ValleyOak3.0 Primary Assembly, whole genome shotgun sequence genome:
- the LOC115957421 gene encoding 5'-adenylylsulfate reductase 1, chloroplastic-like translates to MALSASSPSSSFLRGSFSSHELKAPWIHSVRLLDQCSVPRDSYCRKFLVKPICAEQKISDSVVPLAATLVAPEVEDRIETEDYEKLAKEMEQASPLEIMDKALEKFGNDIAIAFSGAEDVALIEYAKLTGRPFRVFSLDTGRLNPETYQFFDTIEKHYGIQIEYMFPDAVEVQALVRSKGLFSFYEDGHQECCRVRKVRPLRRALKGLRAWITGQRKDQSPGTRAEIPVVQVDLSFEGMDGGVGSLTKWNPVANVEGQDIWNFLRAMNVPVNSLHSQGYISIGCEPCTRSVLPGQHEREGRWWWEDSKAKECGLHKGNIKQEEVAQLNGNGNGAEPTNESDRVTDIFNSQNLVTLSRSGIENLARLENRREPWVVVLYAPWCRFCQAMEESYVELAEKLAGSGVKVGKFRADGEQKAYAQQELQLGSFPTILFFPRHVASPIKYPSENRDVDSLMAFINALQ, encoded by the exons CTCCATGGATCCATTCAGTTCGTCTGTTGGATCAATGCTCAGTGCCTAGGGATTCTTACTGCCGGAAATTCTTAGTAAAACCAATTTGTGCAGAACAGAAAATAAGCGACTCGGTTGTTCCTCTTGCAGCAACTCTTGTTGCTCCAG AAGTTGAAGATAGAATAGAGACAGAAGATTATGAAAAATTAGCAAAGGAGATGGAACAGGCTTCCCCTCTTGAAATTATGGACAAGGCCCTCGAAAAATTTGGCAATGACATTGCAATTGCATTCAG TGGAGCTGAAGATGTGGCCTTGATTGAGTATGCCAAGCTAACTGGTCGGCCCTTCAGGGTGTTTAGCCTGGATACTGGGAGGCTAAACCCAGAGACATATCAGTTCTTTGACACCATTGAGAAGCACTATGGTATTCAAATTGAGTACATGTTCCCTGATGCTGTTGAAGTTCAAGCTCTGGTGAGGAGTAAGGGTCTCTTCTCCTTTTACGAAGATGGACACCAAGAGTGCTGTAGGGTCAGAAAGGTTAGGCCGTTAAGGCGGGCACTTAAAGGTCTCCGAGCCTGGATCACTGGGCAAAGAAAAGATCAATCACCGGGAACAAGGGCTGAAATTCCTGTTGTCCAGGTAGACCTATCTTTTGAAGGAATGGATGGTGGAGTTGGTAGCTTGACGAAGTGGAATCCTGTGGCCAATGTTGAAGGTCAGGACATATGGAACTTCCTTCGAGCCATGAATGTACCTGTTAATTCTTTGCACTCACAGGGATATATCTCAATTGGATGTGAGCCATGCACAAGGTCAGTCCTACCTGGGCAGCATGAGAGGGAGGGAAGGTGGTGGTGGGAGGATTCCAAGGCTAAGGAGTGTGGCCTTCACAAAGGGAACATCAAACAAGAAGAGGTGGCTCAACTAAATGGCAATGGAAATGGCGCTGAACCCACAAATGAGAGTGACAGAGTCACTGACATCTTCAATAGCCAGAATTTGGTTACCTTGAGTAGATCTGGGATAGAGAACTTGGCTAGACTGGAGAACCGAAGAGAACCCTGGGTCGTTGTGCTTTATGCACCATGGTGCCGCTTCTGCCAG GCTATGGAAGAATCCTATGTTGAATTGGCAGAGAAGCTGGCAGGGAGTGGGGTGAAGGTGGGAAAGTTCAGGGCTGATGGTGAGCAGAAGGCATATGCTCAACAAGAGCTGCAGCTAGGAAGCTTTCCCACAATACTCTTTTTCCCCAGACATGTGGCCAGCCCCATCAAGTATCCCTCGGAGAATAGAGATGTTGATTCATTGATGGCTTTCATAAATGCTCTACAATGA